In one Ignavibacteriota bacterium genomic region, the following are encoded:
- a CDS encoding sodium-translocating pyrophosphatase — translation MHDILFWIVPLGSIAALIFARIFFKQMMKEDEGTDKMKEIAQYVRSGAMTYLKQQYKVVGIFFVIITILFAILAYGFNLQNPWVPFAFITGGFFSGLAGFFGMKTATHAAARTANAARTSLNKGLVIAFRSGAVMGLVVVGLGLLDISIWFIILNYFYPIVIGDGHSLIVITTTMLTFGMGASTQALFARVGGGIYTKAADVGADLVGKVEAGIPEDDPRNPATIADNVGDNVGDVAGMGADLYESYCGSILATAALGASAFYNDTALQYKAVIAPMLIASIGIVLSLIGIYFVKTKEGASQKELLSSLSKGMNLSSVLIVIFSFIILNLLQLDNAIGIWGSIVVGLVTGIVIGKATEYYTSQSYKPTQSIAENAKTGPATVIISGLGVGMLSTAIPVLSVVVGIILSFLFASGFSFSNMGMGLYGIGIAAVGMLSTLGITLATDAYGPIADNAGGNAEMSGLGKEVRQRTDALDSLGNTTAATGKGFAIGSAALTALALLASYIEEIKIGLHRIGVDMLDLGNGVIVETAKATLQDFMIYYEVNLMNPKVLIGIFIGSMMAFVFCGLAINAVGRAASKMVDEVRRQFKELPGILEGKANPDYAKCVEISTKGAQKEMLVPSLLAIVAPIITGIIFGVAGVMGLLVGGLGTGFVLAVFMANAGGAWDNAKKYIEEGNMGGKGSAAHKATVIGDTVGDPFKDTAGPSLNILIKLMSMVAIVMAGLTVAFSIF, via the coding sequence ATGCATGATATTCTATTCTGGATTGTGCCTTTAGGTTCTATAGCAGCATTAATTTTTGCGAGAATATTCTTTAAACAAATGATGAAAGAAGATGAAGGTACGGATAAAATGAAAGAAATTGCACAATATGTTAGAAGCGGTGCAATGACTTACTTAAAGCAACAATATAAAGTTGTGGGTATTTTCTTTGTAATTATTACAATATTATTTGCAATTTTGGCGTATGGCTTTAACTTGCAAAACCCATGGGTTCCTTTTGCGTTTATTACCGGCGGATTCTTTTCCGGGTTAGCCGGTTTTTTTGGAATGAAAACTGCGACCCACGCTGCGGCAAGGACCGCAAATGCTGCCAGAACTTCACTTAATAAAGGACTTGTAATTGCTTTTAGAAGCGGTGCTGTAATGGGTCTGGTAGTTGTTGGTTTAGGTTTATTAGATATTTCAATATGGTTTATTATTTTAAATTATTTTTACCCGATTGTAATTGGAGATGGTCATAGTTTAATTGTTATTACCACTACAATGCTTACATTCGGCATGGGTGCGTCAACTCAGGCTTTGTTTGCGAGAGTCGGCGGTGGAATTTATACAAAAGCTGCTGATGTTGGCGCCGATTTAGTTGGTAAAGTTGAAGCAGGTATACCTGAGGATGATCCAAGAAACCCGGCTACAATTGCAGATAACGTTGGCGATAATGTTGGTGACGTTGCCGGAATGGGCGCTGACCTTTATGAATCATATTGCGGCTCAATTTTAGCAACCGCCGCGCTAGGGGCTTCAGCATTTTATAATGATACTGCTTTGCAATATAAGGCAGTAATTGCACCTATGCTTATTGCTTCAATAGGAATTGTATTATCACTTATAGGTATTTATTTTGTTAAAACAAAAGAAGGAGCTTCTCAAAAAGAATTGTTAAGTTCCTTATCTAAAGGTATGAACCTTAGTTCGGTGTTGATTGTAATATTTTCATTTATAATACTTAATTTGCTCCAATTAGATAACGCAATTGGAATTTGGGGTTCTATTGTTGTTGGTTTGGTAACGGGAATTGTAATTGGCAAGGCAACCGAATATTATACTTCTCAATCATATAAACCTACACAATCAATTGCGGAAAATGCAAAAACCGGACCAGCTACCGTAATAATTTCCGGTTTGGGAGTTGGAATGTTATCAACAGCTATACCTGTACTTTCCGTAGTTGTTGGAATTATACTTTCGTTCTTATTTGCATCCGGTTTTTCTTTCAGCAATATGGGAATGGGTTTATACGGAATTGGTATTGCTGCAGTTGGAATGCTTTCAACTTTGGGAATAACTCTTGCAACAGATGCTTATGGTCCAATTGCTGATAATGCAGGCGGAAATGCCGAAATGAGCGGATTAGGAAAAGAAGTAAGACAAAGAACAGATGCACTCGATTCTTTGGGAAATACCACAGCCGCAACAGGAAAAGGATTTGCAATTGGTTCTGCCGCTCTAACAGCATTAGCCTTACTAGCTTCATATATTGAAGAAATTAAAATAGGATTGCACAGAATTGGCGTTGATATGCTTGACCTCGGCAACGGTGTGATTGTTGAAACCGCTAAAGCAACCTTGCAGGATTTTATGATATATTATGAAGTAAATTTGATGAATCCAAAAGTTTTAATTGGAATTTTTATTGGCTCAATGATGGCATTCGTTTTCTGCGGTTTGGCAATAAATGCTGTTGGAAGAGCCGCTTCCAAAATGGTTGATGAAGTTAGAAGGCAGTTTAAGGAATTACCGGGAATATTGGAAGGTAAGGCAAATCCTGATTACGCAAAATGTGTTGAAATCTCTACAAAGGGCGCTCAAAAAGAAATGTTAGTTCCTTCTTTATTGGCAATTGTTGCACCAATAATAACTGGAATTATTTTTGGTGTTGCAGGTGTTATGGGTTTGTTGGTCGGTGGTTTAGGTACTGGTTTTGTCCTTGCAGTATTTATGGCAAATGCCGGCGGTGCTTGGGATAATGCTAAAAAATATATTGAAGAAGGCAACATGGGCGGAAAAGGTTCTGCCGCTCATAAAGCCACCGTAATTGGTGATACTGTTGGTGATCCTTTTAAAGATACCGCCGGACCAAGTTTGAATATTTTAATAAAATTGATGAGCATGGTCGCTATTGTTATGGCCGGATTAACGGTTGCGTTCAGTATTTTTTAA
- a CDS encoding glycosyl hydrolase family 38: MNKKFCYEILAILLTFYSGVFLFAQEDQSKFIQGFDKVLQRGNFAYHSPHPDISQALLVRAKKEEAVIEWQTEPVPAGVKNEYVSFIWYFGISQNSVTHPFKLWINNTPYLMFKNELGSKTGSWDVNGHNDSKITFKATMTDRYNDLMGIAILNVQKNDLKLGEPANIKITGEDAESTDWYMTFQGKVKSEIEIIPTDLVLKGQGKNSILYKLNIVHLDKPQNIEIATNSGFELKSNISTGFNSYSIVIPEDFVQKEIKTDIKIGNQLITRTFKVEPVKEWVVDLVMHSHTDIGYTRTQTEILPEHLRFIDYALDFCDLTDNYPEDAKFRWTCESAWPVLRYLNSRPKSQIDRFRKRVKEGRIELTSMLFNISEIPDESLMASMLKPVKTITDSGFTVKTAMQDDINGIGWCYADYLNNAGIKYLVMGEHGHKAKIPFNYPTVFWWESPSGNKILAYRADHYMTGNFVGAHTGNIEFVETNLMQYLSKLNKAGYPYSEAHLQMSGYVTDNSPPSLKASNLAKEWNEKYEWPKLKVATVSEFVKNIEKKYGNSLPVQKAAWPDWWADGFGSAARETMEARRTQADLIANKGLLSMALLMGANIPKDVIKEINDIEENLFFYAEHTFGADESIRNPNSENTIVQWQLKSAYVWDAVKRSKMLKEKALGFIQQYLPKSETPTIAVFNTLNWERSGLTTIYIDHQIIPRNKKFKIVDFDGNEVSAQEQSNREDGTYWSIWAKNIPSMGYKLYKIIVENEITQSSGFEKDKTEFENQFYKIVLDTKVGAIKSIYDKELKQELIDQNSKWELGQFIYEELSNRNQLERYTLDDQPVRSSLSDVEFKGIKKGKVWDSIILSGKNEKCCGSDEIVLELNLYNFEKKIDLNFRMVKLAVHDPEAVYVAFPFSLPNSKITFEAQGGIVEPGKDQIPGTSTDWNVIQNFAAVKNNDSQIIFSSNDMPLVHLGGLNIGEFNYVAKPENTYIFSWPLNNYWVTNFRASQDGEFKWSYTITSAKTNTNEKSYRFGYESKIPITARVFPEGKQINQNFSRSLLTLNDDNVILVSAMPFVSTQKVILHLKEINGLSRDISLNNIINNPNYSVYEVNVLGDKIGNSNSLTFKPYETKFVMLEKK, encoded by the coding sequence ATGAATAAAAAATTTTGTTATGAAATTCTAGCAATTTTACTAACGTTTTATTCTGGAGTCTTTCTGTTTGCTCAAGAAGATCAATCTAAATTTATTCAAGGTTTTGACAAAGTATTGCAAAGAGGAAATTTTGCGTATCACTCTCCTCACCCTGATATTTCTCAAGCGCTTCTCGTTCGTGCAAAAAAAGAGGAAGCGGTCATTGAATGGCAAACTGAACCTGTTCCCGCGGGTGTTAAAAATGAATATGTATCATTTATTTGGTACTTCGGAATTTCACAAAATTCGGTAACACATCCTTTTAAATTATGGATAAATAATACTCCGTATTTAATGTTTAAAAATGAACTTGGGTCAAAAACCGGTTCATGGGATGTTAACGGTCACAATGATTCAAAGATAACATTCAAAGCTACAATGACGGACAGATATAATGATCTTATGGGAATTGCGATCCTTAATGTGCAAAAAAATGACTTAAAATTAGGTGAACCCGCAAATATAAAAATTACCGGAGAAGACGCAGAAAGTACCGACTGGTACATGACATTTCAAGGCAAAGTAAAATCCGAAATTGAAATTATTCCCACCGATCTGGTTTTAAAAGGCCAGGGTAAAAATTCTATTTTGTATAAACTTAATATTGTTCATTTGGATAAGCCTCAAAATATTGAAATTGCAACAAATTCAGGATTCGAACTTAAATCAAATATTTCAACCGGTTTTAACTCATACTCTATTGTTATCCCGGAAGACTTTGTGCAAAAAGAAATTAAAACTGATATTAAAATCGGGAATCAATTAATTACCAGAACATTTAAGGTTGAGCCGGTTAAAGAGTGGGTTGTTGATTTGGTTATGCATAGTCACACAGATATCGGTTACACCAGAACACAAACAGAAATTTTACCAGAACATTTAAGATTTATTGATTACGCGCTCGACTTTTGCGATTTAACGGATAATTATCCAGAAGACGCGAAATTCAGATGGACGTGTGAAAGCGCATGGCCTGTTTTAAGATATTTAAACAGCAGACCAAAATCACAAATTGATAGATTTAGAAAAAGAGTTAAAGAAGGAAGAATTGAATTAACATCAATGCTGTTTAACATTTCGGAAATACCGGATGAATCTTTAATGGCATCAATGCTTAAACCGGTAAAGACAATTACAGATTCAGGATTTACCGTAAAAACCGCAATGCAGGACGATATAAACGGAATCGGCTGGTGTTACGCAGATTATTTGAACAACGCGGGAATTAAATATTTAGTAATGGGTGAACACGGACACAAAGCAAAAATTCCTTTTAATTATCCTACTGTCTTTTGGTGGGAATCACCATCAGGGAATAAAATTCTTGCCTATCGAGCAGATCATTATATGACCGGAAATTTCGTTGGCGCACATACCGGCAATATTGAATTTGTTGAAACAAATCTTATGCAGTATTTATCAAAATTAAACAAAGCCGGATATCCTTATAGTGAAGCACATTTGCAAATGTCAGGTTATGTAACGGATAATTCTCCTCCTTCATTAAAGGCGTCAAATCTTGCAAAGGAATGGAATGAAAAATATGAATGGCCGAAATTAAAGGTGGCTACCGTTTCAGAATTTGTAAAGAATATTGAAAAAAAATACGGCAATTCTTTGCCTGTTCAAAAAGCTGCTTGGCCCGATTGGTGGGCAGATGGATTCGGTTCCGCGGCAAGAGAAACAATGGAAGCAAGAAGAACTCAAGCCGATTTAATTGCCAACAAAGGATTATTAAGTATGGCATTGTTGATGGGCGCAAATATTCCGAAGGATGTAATTAAAGAAATAAATGATATTGAGGAAAATTTATTCTTCTATGCCGAACATACTTTTGGTGCCGATGAAAGTATTAGAAATCCTAATTCGGAGAATACAATTGTGCAGTGGCAGCTTAAATCCGCATATGTTTGGGATGCCGTAAAAAGATCAAAAATGCTAAAAGAAAAAGCTCTCGGATTCATTCAACAATATTTACCAAAATCGGAGACCCCGACAATTGCCGTATTCAATACGCTAAATTGGGAAAGATCCGGATTAACTACAATTTATATTGATCATCAGATAATTCCGCGAAATAAAAAATTCAAAATTGTGGATTTTGACGGTAATGAAGTTTCCGCCCAAGAGCAATCAAACAGAGAGGATGGAACTTATTGGAGTATTTGGGCAAAAAATATTCCTTCAATGGGATACAAACTTTATAAAATAATTGTTGAAAATGAAATAACGCAAAGCTCCGGTTTTGAGAAGGATAAAACCGAATTTGAAAATCAGTTTTATAAAATTGTTTTGGATACAAAAGTAGGTGCAATCAAATCAATTTATGATAAAGAGCTAAAACAAGAACTTATAGATCAAAACAGTAAATGGGAATTAGGTCAATTTATTTACGAAGAACTTTCCAATAGAAATCAGCTTGAAAGATATACATTAGATGATCAGCCGGTCAGAAGCTCATTGAGCGATGTAGAATTTAAAGGAATTAAAAAAGGCAAAGTCTGGGATAGTATTATTTTATCCGGAAAAAATGAAAAATGCTGCGGCAGTGATGAAATTGTTCTTGAATTGAATCTTTACAACTTTGAGAAAAAAATAGATCTGAATTTCAGAATGGTTAAATTAGCAGTTCATGATCCTGAAGCAGTTTATGTTGCATTTCCTTTCTCGCTCCCAAATTCCAAAATTACTTTTGAAGCTCAAGGCGGAATTGTTGAACCGGGTAAAGATCAAATACCCGGAACATCAACAGATTGGAATGTAATTCAAAATTTTGCAGCTGTAAAAAATAATGATTCGCAAATTATTTTCAGTTCCAACGATATGCCTCTTGTACATTTAGGCGGACTAAATATTGGCGAATTTAATTACGTGGCAAAACCAGAGAACACATATATTTTCTCTTGGCCTCTTAATAATTATTGGGTAACAAATTTTAGAGCAAGTCAAGATGGAGAATTTAAATGGAGTTACACAATTACTTCCGCCAAAACCAACACAAATGAAAAAAGCTACAGATTTGGATATGAATCAAAAATTCCAATTACGGCAAGGGTATTTCCTGAAGGAAAACAGATCAATCAGAATTTCAGCCGGTCATTATTAACATTAAATGACGACAATGTAATTTTAGTTTCCGCAATGCCTTTTGTTTCTACTCAAAAAGTTATTCTACACTTAAAGGAAATAAACGGATTATCTAGAGATATTTCATTGAATAATATTATAAATAATCCAAATTACAGCGTTTATGAAGTAAATGTTCTTGGTGATAAAATCGGAAACTCAAATAGTTTGACCTTCAAACCTTATGAAACTAAATTTGTAATGCTTGAAAAAAAATAA
- a CDS encoding fucose isomerase, translating into MLKNIPPIISPDLIKILSEMGHGDEIVIADGNFPAASKAKRLIRMDGHNACEILTAILKFFPLDKYVSNPVSLMQVVKGDTVVPTIWNEFEIIIKESGEYFNGFEYLEKPEFYERSEKAYAVIASSEKALYANIILKKGVIVIQ; encoded by the coding sequence ATGTTAAAAAATATTCCTCCGATTATTAGTCCGGATCTGATTAAAATTTTAAGCGAAATGGGACATGGCGATGAAATTGTTATTGCTGACGGAAATTTTCCGGCTGCATCAAAAGCAAAAAGACTTATTAGGATGGATGGTCATAACGCTTGCGAAATTTTAACCGCTATTTTGAAATTTTTCCCTTTAGATAAATATGTTTCGAATCCTGTCAGTTTAATGCAAGTTGTAAAAGGCGACACTGTAGTTCCGACAATTTGGAATGAATTCGAGATCATTATAAAAGAAAGCGGAGAATATTTTAATGGTTTTGAATACTTGGAAAAGCCTGAATTTTATGAAAGATCTGAAAAAGCTTACGCTGTTATTGCATCCAGCGAAAAAGCACTTTATGCAAATATTATTCTCAAAAAAGGCGTAATTGTTATTCAATAA
- a CDS encoding aldehyde dehydrogenase, whose product MSNIDRIHIKKLVAEVINELEISGNYNLKNSSDGIYEHVDDAVYQSKIAQKKWVKVSTDVKKKIISELRKTMHAFAEDFSKRAHEETGMGRVQDKIAKHHNAADSTPGMEDLETRSWTGSKGTVIEERAPYGVIAGITPSTHPIPVLLNSIIITIAGGNSVIFSVHPAAKKVSAYAIPIFHKVIVENGGPENLITMIKEPTLENVNRLFNHNDIDLIVATGGPAVVEAAFKAGKKVVAAGPGNPPVLVDRSANLNNAAKSLITGASFDNNILCIAEKETFVVKDVFDDFVQAMKNNGAVCLNSAQIEMLTKKAIVQNDKGHYLGTREFIGKNASVLASACGINLSENVRLLFGEVNENHPFVVAEQMMPFMPIVKVNSFEDGMIKCKIAEHGFGHTAVIHSNDIQNITKFTQEMDTSIVIVNGPSLAGNGPNAGEGYFSHTIASPTGEGVCTPKDFTRVRRIAISNALKIV is encoded by the coding sequence TTGTCGAATATTGACAGAATACATATAAAAAAATTAGTTGCAGAAGTCATAAACGAATTAGAAATAAGCGGTAATTATAATTTAAAAAACTCGTCTGATGGAATTTATGAACATGTCGATGACGCCGTATATCAATCCAAAATAGCGCAAAAAAAATGGGTTAAAGTATCAACGGATGTAAAGAAAAAGATAATTTCCGAATTAAGAAAAACTATGCATGCATTTGCCGAAGATTTTTCTAAGAGAGCCCATGAAGAAACCGGAATGGGCAGAGTTCAAGATAAAATTGCAAAACATCATAATGCAGCCGATTCAACTCCCGGAATGGAAGATTTAGAAACAAGATCATGGACAGGTTCCAAAGGTACCGTTATTGAAGAAAGAGCGCCATACGGAGTAATTGCCGGAATCACTCCTTCAACACATCCAATTCCGGTATTATTAAATAGTATAATAATTACAATCGCAGGCGGAAACAGTGTTATTTTTAGTGTTCATCCAGCAGCAAAAAAAGTATCGGCTTACGCAATACCGATTTTTCACAAAGTAATTGTTGAAAATGGCGGACCTGAAAATTTAATTACTATGATCAAAGAACCGACTTTGGAAAATGTTAACAGATTATTCAATCACAACGATATTGATCTGATAGTTGCTACAGGCGGACCAGCAGTAGTTGAGGCCGCTTTCAAAGCGGGGAAAAAAGTTGTTGCGGCTGGACCGGGAAATCCACCAGTACTGGTTGATAGATCCGCAAATTTGAATAATGCCGCAAAGAGTTTGATAACCGGAGCTTCTTTCGATAACAATATTTTATGTATTGCGGAAAAGGAAACATTTGTTGTAAAAGACGTTTTTGATGATTTTGTTCAAGCTATGAAAAATAACGGCGCGGTTTGTTTAAATTCTGCTCAAATTGAAATGTTGACCAAAAAAGCAATTGTTCAAAATGATAAAGGACATTATCTGGGAACGCGTGAATTTATTGGTAAAAATGCAAGTGTCTTGGCTTCCGCGTGCGGCATAAATTTATCTGAGAATGTAAGATTATTGTTTGGCGAAGTAAATGAAAATCATCCGTTTGTTGTTGCGGAACAAATGATGCCGTTTATGCCGATTGTTAAAGTCAATTCTTTTGAAGACGGAATGATAAAGTGCAAAATAGCCGAACACGGTTTTGGACATACAGCGGTTATTCATTCAAATGATATTCAGAATATTACAAAATTTACTCAAGAAATGGACACAAGTATTGTTATTGTTAACGGTCCTTCTTTAGCGGGAAATGGACCAAATGCAGGTGAAGGCTATTTCTCGCACACAATTGCCAGTCCTACCGGTGAAGGAGTTTGTACTCCCAAAGATTTTACAAGAGTTAGAAGAATAGCAATTTCAAATGCATTAAAAATTGTATAA
- the eutM gene encoding ethanolamine utilization microcompartment protein EutM — protein sequence MKLEALGMIETKGLVGAIEAADAMVKAANVSLLGKETIGGGYVTVMVRGDVGAVKAATDAGASAAQRVGELVSVHVIPRPHSDVETILPNTK from the coding sequence ATGAAATTAGAAGCATTAGGCATGATTGAAACAAAAGGATTAGTTGGCGCAATAGAAGCAGCGGACGCCATGGTTAAAGCCGCAAATGTTAGTTTATTGGGAAAAGAAACAATTGGCGGCGGTTACGTAACCGTAATGGTTAGAGGAGATGTAGGCGCAGTAAAAGCTGCTACAGATGCTGGCGCTTCAGCCGCTCAAAGAGTTGGAGAACTTGTTTCAGTCCATGTAATACCAAGACCACATTCTGATGTAGAAACAATTTTGCCAAACACTAAATAG
- a CDS encoding class II aldolase/adducin family protein, which produces MSYNLITLKNQIVEVGKRMYDRGYVASNDGNISAKVDNERVVITPTGVSKGYLTPDMMVVVDMNGKVINGNGKASSEVFMHLQVYRDRPDVGSVCHSHPPYATGYAVAGIPLDKCVLPEVIIALGNIPIVAYGTPGTDEFYKPVVPLLKDYDAFLLANHGALTVGKDVLSAYHKMETLEHFAHIAFVAQQVGSINTLNKDQVKKLTDQREKYGVRTTAGCVTCETEGTCDIHDGKSNSSKFEFNSLSLSEKDQLINEITDAILKRLNK; this is translated from the coding sequence ATGAGTTATAATTTAATTACCCTGAAAAATCAAATTGTTGAAGTGGGTAAGAGGATGTATGACAGAGGTTATGTTGCGTCAAATGATGGAAATATCAGTGCAAAAGTTGATAATGAAAGGGTGGTTATAACTCCAACAGGAGTTAGTAAAGGTTATTTAACTCCCGACATGATGGTAGTTGTAGATATGAATGGAAAAGTAATAAATGGAAACGGAAAAGCTTCGTCTGAAGTTTTTATGCATTTACAAGTTTATAGAGACAGACCTGATGTTGGAAGCGTATGTCATTCACATCCTCCTTATGCTACAGGTTATGCCGTTGCGGGAATTCCACTTGATAAATGCGTACTTCCTGAAGTGATTATTGCTCTAGGAAATATTCCAATTGTTGCTTATGGTACACCCGGAACTGATGAATTTTATAAACCGGTTGTTCCGTTGCTTAAAGACTATGACGCGTTTTTATTGGCAAATCATGGTGCGTTGACAGTAGGCAAAGATGTTTTAAGCGCCTATCATAAAATGGAAACCTTAGAACATTTTGCGCATATCGCTTTTGTAGCTCAACAGGTTGGAAGCATTAATACTTTAAATAAAGATCAAGTTAAAAAGTTGACTGATCAAAGAGAAAAATATGGAGTTAGAACAACTGCCGGATGCGTAACTTGCGAAACCGAAGGTACTTGTGATATTCACGACGGAAAAAGCAATTCATCTAAATTTGAATTTAATAGTTTGTCTTTAAGTGAAAAAGATCAACTTATAAATGAAATTACTGACGCGATTCTGAAAAGATTAAATAAGTAG